One Littorina saxatilis isolate snail1 linkage group LG12, US_GU_Lsax_2.0, whole genome shotgun sequence genomic region harbors:
- the LOC138982505 gene encoding uncharacterized protein, protein MPITQRYVLTTTMPITQRYVLTTTMPITQRYVLTTTMPITQRYVLTTTMPITQRYVLTTTMPITQCYVLTTTMPITQCYVLTTTMPITQRYVLTTTMPITQCYVLTTTMPITQCYVLTTTMPITQRYVLTTTMPITQCYVLTTTMPITQRYVLTTTMPITQRYVLTTTMLITQLYVLTMTMPITQRYVLTTTMPITQRYILTTTMPITQRYVLTTTMPITQRYVLTMTVPITQRYVLTTTMPITQCHVLTTTMPITQRYVLTTTMPITQRYVLTTTMPITQCYVLTTTMPITQRYVLTTTMPITQRYVLTTTMPITQRYVLTTTMPITQRYVLTTTMPITQRYVLTTTMPITQRYVLTTTMPITQRYVLTTTMPITPI, encoded by the coding sequence atgccgatcacacAGCGCTACGTtcttaccacgaccatgcccATCACACAGCGCTACGTtcttaccacgaccatgccgatcacacAGCGCTACGTtcttaccacgaccatgccgatcacacAGCGCTACGTtcttaccacgaccatgccgatcacacAGCGCTACGTtcttaccacgaccatgccgatcacacAGTGCTACGTtcttaccacgaccatgccgatcacacAGTGCTACGTtcttaccacgaccatgccgatcacacAGCGCTACGTtcttaccacgaccatgccgatcacacAGTGCTACGTtcttaccacgaccatgccgatcacacAGTGCTACGTtcttaccacgaccatgccgatcacacAGCGCTACGTtcttaccacgaccatgccgatcacacAGTGCTACGTtcttaccacgaccatgccgatcacacAGCGCTACGTtcttaccacgaccatgccgatcacacAACGCTACGTTCTTACCACGACCATGCTGATCACACAGCTCTACGTTCTTACCATGACCATGCCGATCACACAGCGCTACGTtcttaccacgaccatgccgatcacacAGCGCTACATtcttaccacgaccatgccgatcacacAGCGCTACGTtcttaccacgaccatgccgatcacacAGCGCTACGTTCTTACCATGACCGTGCCGATCACACAGCGCTACGTtcttaccacgaccatgccgatcacacAGTGCCACGTtcttaccacgaccatgccgatcacacAGCGCTACGTtcttaccacgaccatgccgatcacacAGCGCTACGTtcttaccacgaccatgccgatcacacAGTGCTACGTtcttaccacgaccatgccgatcacacAGCGCTACGTtcttaccacgaccatgccgatcacacAGCGCTACGTtcttaccacgaccatgccgatcacacAGCGCTACGTtcttaccacgaccatgcccATCACACAGCGCTACGTtcttaccacgaccatgccgatcacacAGCGCTACGTtcttaccacgaccatgccgatcacacAGCGCTACGTtcttaccacgaccatgccgatcacacAGCGCTACGTtcttaccacgaccatgccgatcacgccgatctga
- the LOC138982518 gene encoding uncharacterized protein, which produces MVRADPHLVSFGQARGDIPLPCRYRLARFTTPFSEESLGWTCSFEISAFNVISQSGRYFAAGVEVKFAVGTIPTESLREKDYIKFEISHGGVVGSDGSAHVWGSDFQSLFNNVLIRCNFDPQLVIAAFCIPKCGISVRFRAYDEDDEPGVQVRMPGVSIAMTKKAVFNQPLSSYPKSLCGRPDDTDTLYEDRGQEL; this is translated from the exons ATGGTGAGGGCTGATCCACACTTGGTGTCATTCGGACAAGCCAGGGGCGACATCCCTCTACCCTGCAG ATATCGTCTGGCTCGCTTCACAACCCCGTTTAGTGAAGAAAGTCTAGGCTGGACCTGTTCGTTCGAGATTTCCGCCTTCAACGTCATTAGTCAGAGTGGACGCTACTTCGCTGCCGGCGTTGAGGTCAAATTTGCAGTCGGTACCATCCCCACCGAAAGCCTCCGGGAAAAGGACTATATCAAGTTTGAGATCAGTCAC GGAGGTGTAGTAGGTTCCGACGGATCTGCACATGTATGGGGAAGCGACTTTCAGTCTCTCTTCAACAATGTCCTCATCAGATGCAACTTTGACCCGCAACTTGTCATTGCCGCTTTCTGCATCCCAAAGTGTGGCATCTCTGTCCGCTTTCGTGCGTATGACGAAGACGACGAACCGGGGGTACAAGTGCGCATGCCCGGAGTTTCCATTGCCATGACGAAGAAGGCTGTGTTTAACCAGCCTCTCAGTAG CTACCCAAAATCTCTGTGTGGACGACCCGATGACACAGACACGCTGTATGAGGATCGTGGCCAGGAAttatag
- the LOC138981209 gene encoding uncharacterized protein, protein MIYECVCNIRAPLLTVNASTRAILYDVLEQGKHIGQELLIKSKTRLLLPYSAECSRTVNMFHTCEGVEEKSRAIRICAKIVTSPRLVQCLRKDVLETFIACLDAVCNDGSSCIILRGNLNYISYVDPVKCRVPKGVLESGICQF, encoded by the exons atgatttatgagtgcgtctgcaacatacgagccccactattaACTGTCAACGCTTCAACTCGA GCCATCCTGTATGATGTTCTTGAGCAGGGAAAACACATTGGCCAAGAGCTGTTGAT AAAGTCCAAGACCAGACTACTGCTGCCCTACTCTGCAGAGTGCTCGCGGACCGTGAACATGTTCCACACATGCGAGGGCGTTGAGGAGAAGTCCAGGGCCATCAGGATCTGCGCCAAGATCGTCACCTCGCCCCGCTTGGTGCAGTGCCTCAGGAAGGATGTTCTGGAGACCTTCATCGCTTGCCTGGACGCCGTCTGCAACGACGGGAGCTCGTGCATCATCCTGAGGGGCAACCTCAACTACATCTCCTACGTCGACCCCGTCAAGTGCAGGGTTCCCAAGGGCGTCCTGGAGTCTGGGATCTGCCAGTTCTAA